A genomic region of Zalophus californianus isolate mZalCal1 chromosome 11, mZalCal1.pri.v2, whole genome shotgun sequence contains the following coding sequences:
- the P4HA3 gene encoding prolyl 4-hydroxylase subunit alpha-3 isoform X6 — MGPAAGLAALLAVLALGAGDPAGAAARGDTFSALTSVARALAPERRLLGLLRRYLRGEEARLRDLTRFYDKVLSLHEDSATPVSNPLLAFTLIKRLQSDWRNVVHSLEASENIRALKDGYEKVEQDLPAFEDVEGAARALMRLQDVYMLNVKGLARGVFQRVVGSAVTDLYSPRRLFSLTADDCFQVGKVAYDMGDYYHAIPWLEEAVSLFRGSYGEWKTEDEASLEDALDHLAFAYFQAGNVSCALSLSREFLLYSPDNKRMARNVLKYEKLLAESPNQVVAEAVIQRPNVPHLQTRDIYEGLCQTLGSQPTHYQIPSLYCSYETNSSPYLLLQPVRKEVIHLEPYVVLFHDFVSDVEAQKIRGLAEPWLQRSVVASGEKQLPVEYRISKSAWLKDTVDPLLVTLDHRIGALTGLDVQTPYAEYLQVVNYGIGGHYEPHFDHATSPTSPLYRMKSGNRVATFMIYLSSVEAGGATAFIYANFSVPVVKHCFGGICTGVVKGMVTHFMRAVLSWWEISGWPTSGYMSMDRSSADPAAQALKTKTLAERSRSSPVTFRRSQKPKARLGEEKGELPSGRGPCQHCLFPAKGSGLYQATPENSSQTIRVERMGNT, encoded by the exons ATGGGCCCCGCGGCGGGGCTGGCGGCGCTGCTGGCGGTGCTGGCGCTCGGAGCAGGGGACCCGGCAGGGGCCGCGGCGCGGGGGGACACGTTCTCGGCGCTGACCAGCGTGGCGCGCGCCCTGGCGCCCGAGCGCCGGCTGCTGGGGCTGCTGCGGCGCTACCTGCGCGGGGAGGAGGCGCGGCTGCGCGACCTGACCAG ATTCTATGACAAGGTGCTTTCTTTGCACGAGGATTCGGCAACCCCTGTGTCTAACCCTCTGCTTGCATTTACTCTCATCAAACGGCTACAGTCTGACTGGAGGAATGTAGTACATAGTCTGGAGGCCAGTGAGAACATCCGAG CTCTGAAGGATGGTTATGAGAAGGTGGAGCAGGACCTGCCAGCCTTTGAGGACGTTGAGGGAGCAGCAAGGGCCCTGATGCGGCTGCAGGATGTGTACATGCTCAACGTGAAGGGCCTGGCCCGGGGCGTCTTCCAGAGAGTCGTTGGCTCCGCTGTCACTGACCTGTACAGCCCCAGACGGCTCTTCTCCCTCACAGCAGATGACTGCTTCCAAGTTGGCAAG GTGGCCTATGACATGGGGGATTACTACCATGCCATTCCATGGCTGGAGGAGGCTGTCAGTCTCTTCCGAGGATCTTATGGAGAATGGAAGACAGAGGATGAGGCAAGTCTAGAGGATGCCTTGGATCACTTGGCCTTTGCCTACTTCCAG gcTGGCAATGTTTCGTGCGCCCTCAGCCTCTCCCGAGAGTTTCTCCTCTACA GCCCAGATAATAAGAGGATGGCCAGGAATGTGTTGAAATATGAAAAGCTTTTGGCAGAGAGCCCCAACCAGGTGGTAGCTGAGGCTGTCATCCAGAGGCCCAATGTACCCCACCTGCAGACCAGAGACATCTACGAGGGGTTATGTCAGACCCTGGGATCCCAG CCTACTCACTACCAGATCCCTAGCCTCTACTGTTCGTATGAGACAAATTCGAGCCCCTACCTGCTGCTCCAGCCTGTCCGGAAGGAGGTCATCCACCTGGAGCCCTATGTTGTTCTCTTCCATGACTTTGTCAGTGACGTGGAGGCTCAGAAAATTAGAGGGCTTGCAGAACCGTGG CTACAGAGGTCTGTGGTGGCATCCGGGGAGAAGCAGTTGCCAGTGGAGTACCGAATCAGCAAAAG TGCCTGGCTGAAGGACACCGTCGACCCCCTGCTGGTGACCCTTGACCATCGCATTGGTGCCCTCACAGGCCTTGATGTCCAGACTCCCTACGCAGAGTATCTCCAGGTGGTGAATTATGGAATTGGTGGTCACTATGAGCCTCACTTTGACCATGCTACG TCACCAACTAGCCCACTGTACAGAATGAAGTCTGGGAACCGAGTTGCAACATTTATGATCTAT CTGAGCTCCGTGGAAGCTGGAGGAGCCACTGCCTTCATCTATGCCAACTTTAGCGTGCCCGTGGTCAAG CACTGTTTTGGTGGAATCTGCACAGGAGTGGTGAAGGGGATGGTGACACACTTCATGCGGGCTGTCCTGTCCTGGTGGGAGATAAGTGGG TGGCCAACAAGTGGATACATGAGTATGGACAGGAGTTCCGCAGACCCTGCAGCTCAAGCCCTAAAGACTAAAACGTTGGCAGAGAGAAGCCGGTCTAGTCCTGTGACTTTCCGGAGAAGCCAGAAGCCAAAGGCCAGGctaggagaggagaaaggagagctaCCTTCTGGAAGAGGGCCTTGTCAGCATTGCTTGTTCCCTGCAAAAGGAAGTGGTCTGTACCAGGCAACACCTGAGAATTCTTCTCAAACCATCAGAGTAGAACGGATGGGCAATACATAG
- the P4HA3 gene encoding prolyl 4-hydroxylase subunit alpha-3 isoform X1 — translation MGPAAGLAALLAVLALGAGDPAGAAARGDTFSALTSVARALAPERRLLGLLRRYLRGEEARLRDLTRFYDKVLSLHEDSATPVSNPLLAFTLIKRLQSDWRNVVHSLEASENIRALKDGYEKVEQDLPAFEDVEGAARALMRLQDVYMLNVKGLARGVFQRVVGSAVTDLYSPRRLFSLTADDCFQVGKVAYDMGDYYHAIPWLEEAVSLFRGSYGEWKTEDEASLEDALDHLAFAYFQAGNVSCALSLSREFLLYSPDNKRMARNVLKYEKLLAESPNQVVAEAVIQRPNVPHLQTRDIYEGLCQTLGSQPTHYQIPSLYCSYETNSSPYLLLQPVRKEVIHLEPYVVLFHDFVSDVEAQKIRGLAEPWLQRSVVASGEKQLPVEYRISKSAWLKDTVDPLLVTLDHRIGALTGLDVQTPYAEYLQVVNYGIGGHYEPHFDHATSPTSPLYRMKSGNRVATFMIYLSSVEAGGATAFIYANFSVPVVKNAALFWWNLHRSGEGDGDTLHAGCPVLVGDKWVANKWIHEYGQEFRRPCSSSPKD, via the exons ATGGGCCCCGCGGCGGGGCTGGCGGCGCTGCTGGCGGTGCTGGCGCTCGGAGCAGGGGACCCGGCAGGGGCCGCGGCGCGGGGGGACACGTTCTCGGCGCTGACCAGCGTGGCGCGCGCCCTGGCGCCCGAGCGCCGGCTGCTGGGGCTGCTGCGGCGCTACCTGCGCGGGGAGGAGGCGCGGCTGCGCGACCTGACCAG ATTCTATGACAAGGTGCTTTCTTTGCACGAGGATTCGGCAACCCCTGTGTCTAACCCTCTGCTTGCATTTACTCTCATCAAACGGCTACAGTCTGACTGGAGGAATGTAGTACATAGTCTGGAGGCCAGTGAGAACATCCGAG CTCTGAAGGATGGTTATGAGAAGGTGGAGCAGGACCTGCCAGCCTTTGAGGACGTTGAGGGAGCAGCAAGGGCCCTGATGCGGCTGCAGGATGTGTACATGCTCAACGTGAAGGGCCTGGCCCGGGGCGTCTTCCAGAGAGTCGTTGGCTCCGCTGTCACTGACCTGTACAGCCCCAGACGGCTCTTCTCCCTCACAGCAGATGACTGCTTCCAAGTTGGCAAG GTGGCCTATGACATGGGGGATTACTACCATGCCATTCCATGGCTGGAGGAGGCTGTCAGTCTCTTCCGAGGATCTTATGGAGAATGGAAGACAGAGGATGAGGCAAGTCTAGAGGATGCCTTGGATCACTTGGCCTTTGCCTACTTCCAG gcTGGCAATGTTTCGTGCGCCCTCAGCCTCTCCCGAGAGTTTCTCCTCTACA GCCCAGATAATAAGAGGATGGCCAGGAATGTGTTGAAATATGAAAAGCTTTTGGCAGAGAGCCCCAACCAGGTGGTAGCTGAGGCTGTCATCCAGAGGCCCAATGTACCCCACCTGCAGACCAGAGACATCTACGAGGGGTTATGTCAGACCCTGGGATCCCAG CCTACTCACTACCAGATCCCTAGCCTCTACTGTTCGTATGAGACAAATTCGAGCCCCTACCTGCTGCTCCAGCCTGTCCGGAAGGAGGTCATCCACCTGGAGCCCTATGTTGTTCTCTTCCATGACTTTGTCAGTGACGTGGAGGCTCAGAAAATTAGAGGGCTTGCAGAACCGTGG CTACAGAGGTCTGTGGTGGCATCCGGGGAGAAGCAGTTGCCAGTGGAGTACCGAATCAGCAAAAG TGCCTGGCTGAAGGACACCGTCGACCCCCTGCTGGTGACCCTTGACCATCGCATTGGTGCCCTCACAGGCCTTGATGTCCAGACTCCCTACGCAGAGTATCTCCAGGTGGTGAATTATGGAATTGGTGGTCACTATGAGCCTCACTTTGACCATGCTACG TCACCAACTAGCCCACTGTACAGAATGAAGTCTGGGAACCGAGTTGCAACATTTATGATCTAT CTGAGCTCCGTGGAAGCTGGAGGAGCCACTGCCTTCATCTATGCCAACTTTAGCGTGCCCGTGGTCAAG AATGCAGCACTGTTTTGGTGGAATCTGCACAGGAGTGGTGAAGGGGATGGTGACACACTTCATGCGGGCTGTCCTGTCCTGGTGGGAGATAAGTGGG TGGCCAACAAGTGGATACATGAGTATGGACAGGAGTTCCGCAGACCCTGCAGCTCAAGCCCTAAAGACTAA
- the P4HA3 gene encoding prolyl 4-hydroxylase subunit alpha-3 isoform X3, translating to MGPAAGLAALLAVLALGAGDPAGAAARGDTFSALTSVARALAPERRLLGLLRRYLRGEEARLRDLTRFYDKVLSLHEDSATPVSNPLLAFTLIKRLQSDWRNVVHSLEASENIRALKDGYEKVEQDLPAFEDVEGAARALMRLQDVYMLNVKGLARGVFQRVVGSAVTDLYSPRRLFSLTADDCFQVGKAGNVSCALSLSREFLLYSPDNKRMARNVLKYEKLLAESPNQVVAEAVIQRPNVPHLQTRDIYEGLCQTLGSQPTHYQIPSLYCSYETNSSPYLLLQPVRKEVIHLEPYVVLFHDFVSDVEAQKIRGLAEPWLQRSVVASGEKQLPVEYRISKSAWLKDTVDPLLVTLDHRIGALTGLDVQTPYAEYLQVVNYGIGGHYEPHFDHATSPTSPLYRMKSGNRVATFMIYLSSVEAGGATAFIYANFSVPVVKNAALFWWNLHRSGEGDGDTLHAGCPVLVGDKWVANKWIHEYGQEFRRPCSSSPKD from the exons ATGGGCCCCGCGGCGGGGCTGGCGGCGCTGCTGGCGGTGCTGGCGCTCGGAGCAGGGGACCCGGCAGGGGCCGCGGCGCGGGGGGACACGTTCTCGGCGCTGACCAGCGTGGCGCGCGCCCTGGCGCCCGAGCGCCGGCTGCTGGGGCTGCTGCGGCGCTACCTGCGCGGGGAGGAGGCGCGGCTGCGCGACCTGACCAG ATTCTATGACAAGGTGCTTTCTTTGCACGAGGATTCGGCAACCCCTGTGTCTAACCCTCTGCTTGCATTTACTCTCATCAAACGGCTACAGTCTGACTGGAGGAATGTAGTACATAGTCTGGAGGCCAGTGAGAACATCCGAG CTCTGAAGGATGGTTATGAGAAGGTGGAGCAGGACCTGCCAGCCTTTGAGGACGTTGAGGGAGCAGCAAGGGCCCTGATGCGGCTGCAGGATGTGTACATGCTCAACGTGAAGGGCCTGGCCCGGGGCGTCTTCCAGAGAGTCGTTGGCTCCGCTGTCACTGACCTGTACAGCCCCAGACGGCTCTTCTCCCTCACAGCAGATGACTGCTTCCAAGTTGGCAAG gcTGGCAATGTTTCGTGCGCCCTCAGCCTCTCCCGAGAGTTTCTCCTCTACA GCCCAGATAATAAGAGGATGGCCAGGAATGTGTTGAAATATGAAAAGCTTTTGGCAGAGAGCCCCAACCAGGTGGTAGCTGAGGCTGTCATCCAGAGGCCCAATGTACCCCACCTGCAGACCAGAGACATCTACGAGGGGTTATGTCAGACCCTGGGATCCCAG CCTACTCACTACCAGATCCCTAGCCTCTACTGTTCGTATGAGACAAATTCGAGCCCCTACCTGCTGCTCCAGCCTGTCCGGAAGGAGGTCATCCACCTGGAGCCCTATGTTGTTCTCTTCCATGACTTTGTCAGTGACGTGGAGGCTCAGAAAATTAGAGGGCTTGCAGAACCGTGG CTACAGAGGTCTGTGGTGGCATCCGGGGAGAAGCAGTTGCCAGTGGAGTACCGAATCAGCAAAAG TGCCTGGCTGAAGGACACCGTCGACCCCCTGCTGGTGACCCTTGACCATCGCATTGGTGCCCTCACAGGCCTTGATGTCCAGACTCCCTACGCAGAGTATCTCCAGGTGGTGAATTATGGAATTGGTGGTCACTATGAGCCTCACTTTGACCATGCTACG TCACCAACTAGCCCACTGTACAGAATGAAGTCTGGGAACCGAGTTGCAACATTTATGATCTAT CTGAGCTCCGTGGAAGCTGGAGGAGCCACTGCCTTCATCTATGCCAACTTTAGCGTGCCCGTGGTCAAG AATGCAGCACTGTTTTGGTGGAATCTGCACAGGAGTGGTGAAGGGGATGGTGACACACTTCATGCGGGCTGTCCTGTCCTGGTGGGAGATAAGTGGG TGGCCAACAAGTGGATACATGAGTATGGACAGGAGTTCCGCAGACCCTGCAGCTCAAGCCCTAAAGACTAA
- the P4HA3 gene encoding prolyl 4-hydroxylase subunit alpha-3 isoform X4 — MGPAAGLAALLAVLALGAGDPAGAAARGDTFSALTSVARALAPERRLLGLLRRYLRGEEARLRDLTRFYDKVLSLHEDSATPVSNPLLAFTLIKRLQSDWRNVVHSLEASENIRALKDGYEKVEQDLPAFEDVEGAARALMRLQDVYMLNVKGLARGVFQRVVGSAVTDLYSPRRLFSLTADDCFQVGKVAYDMGDYYHAIPWLEEAVSLFRGSYGEWKTEDEASLEDALDHLAFAYFQAGNVSCALSLSREFLLYSPDNKRMARNVLKYEKLLAESPNQVVAEAVIQRPNVPHLQTRDIYEGLCQTLGSQPTHYQIPSLYCSYETNSSPYLLLQPVRKEVIHLEPYVVLFHDFVSDVEAQKIRGLAEPWLQRSVVASGEKQLPVEYRISKSAWLKDTVDPLLVTLDHRIGALTGLDVQTPYAEYLQVVNYGIGGHYEPHFDHATSPTSPLYRMKSGNRVATFMIYLSSVEAGGATAFIYANFSVPVVKD, encoded by the exons ATGGGCCCCGCGGCGGGGCTGGCGGCGCTGCTGGCGGTGCTGGCGCTCGGAGCAGGGGACCCGGCAGGGGCCGCGGCGCGGGGGGACACGTTCTCGGCGCTGACCAGCGTGGCGCGCGCCCTGGCGCCCGAGCGCCGGCTGCTGGGGCTGCTGCGGCGCTACCTGCGCGGGGAGGAGGCGCGGCTGCGCGACCTGACCAG ATTCTATGACAAGGTGCTTTCTTTGCACGAGGATTCGGCAACCCCTGTGTCTAACCCTCTGCTTGCATTTACTCTCATCAAACGGCTACAGTCTGACTGGAGGAATGTAGTACATAGTCTGGAGGCCAGTGAGAACATCCGAG CTCTGAAGGATGGTTATGAGAAGGTGGAGCAGGACCTGCCAGCCTTTGAGGACGTTGAGGGAGCAGCAAGGGCCCTGATGCGGCTGCAGGATGTGTACATGCTCAACGTGAAGGGCCTGGCCCGGGGCGTCTTCCAGAGAGTCGTTGGCTCCGCTGTCACTGACCTGTACAGCCCCAGACGGCTCTTCTCCCTCACAGCAGATGACTGCTTCCAAGTTGGCAAG GTGGCCTATGACATGGGGGATTACTACCATGCCATTCCATGGCTGGAGGAGGCTGTCAGTCTCTTCCGAGGATCTTATGGAGAATGGAAGACAGAGGATGAGGCAAGTCTAGAGGATGCCTTGGATCACTTGGCCTTTGCCTACTTCCAG gcTGGCAATGTTTCGTGCGCCCTCAGCCTCTCCCGAGAGTTTCTCCTCTACA GCCCAGATAATAAGAGGATGGCCAGGAATGTGTTGAAATATGAAAAGCTTTTGGCAGAGAGCCCCAACCAGGTGGTAGCTGAGGCTGTCATCCAGAGGCCCAATGTACCCCACCTGCAGACCAGAGACATCTACGAGGGGTTATGTCAGACCCTGGGATCCCAG CCTACTCACTACCAGATCCCTAGCCTCTACTGTTCGTATGAGACAAATTCGAGCCCCTACCTGCTGCTCCAGCCTGTCCGGAAGGAGGTCATCCACCTGGAGCCCTATGTTGTTCTCTTCCATGACTTTGTCAGTGACGTGGAGGCTCAGAAAATTAGAGGGCTTGCAGAACCGTGG CTACAGAGGTCTGTGGTGGCATCCGGGGAGAAGCAGTTGCCAGTGGAGTACCGAATCAGCAAAAG TGCCTGGCTGAAGGACACCGTCGACCCCCTGCTGGTGACCCTTGACCATCGCATTGGTGCCCTCACAGGCCTTGATGTCCAGACTCCCTACGCAGAGTATCTCCAGGTGGTGAATTATGGAATTGGTGGTCACTATGAGCCTCACTTTGACCATGCTACG TCACCAACTAGCCCACTGTACAGAATGAAGTCTGGGAACCGAGTTGCAACATTTATGATCTAT CTGAGCTCCGTGGAAGCTGGAGGAGCCACTGCCTTCATCTATGCCAACTTTAGCGTGCCCGTGGTCAAG GACTGA
- the P4HA3 gene encoding prolyl 4-hydroxylase subunit alpha-3 isoform X2, whose product MGPAAGLAALLAVLALGAGDPAGAAARGDTFSALTSVARALAPERRLLGLLRRYLRGEEARLRDLTRFYDKVLSLHEDSATPVSNPLLAFTLIKRLQSDWRNVVHSLEASENIRALKDGYEKVEQDLPAFEDVEGAARALMRLQDVYMLNVKGLARGVFQRVVGSAVTDLYSPRRLFSLTADDCFQVGKVAYDMGDYYHAIPWLEEAVSLFRGSYGEWKTEDEASLEDALDHLAFAYFQAGNVSCALSLSREFLLYSPDNKRMARNVLKYEKLLAESPNQVVAEAVIQRPNVPHLQTRDIYEGLCQTLGSQPTHYQIPSLYCSYETNSSPYLLLQPVRKEVIHLEPYVVLFHDFVSDVEAQKIRGLAEPWLQRSVVASGEKQLPVEYRISKSAWLKDTVDPLLVTLDHRIGALTGLDVQTPYAEYLQSPTSPLYRMKSGNRVATFMIYLSSVEAGGATAFIYANFSVPVVKNAALFWWNLHRSGEGDGDTLHAGCPVLVGDKWVANKWIHEYGQEFRRPCSSSPKD is encoded by the exons ATGGGCCCCGCGGCGGGGCTGGCGGCGCTGCTGGCGGTGCTGGCGCTCGGAGCAGGGGACCCGGCAGGGGCCGCGGCGCGGGGGGACACGTTCTCGGCGCTGACCAGCGTGGCGCGCGCCCTGGCGCCCGAGCGCCGGCTGCTGGGGCTGCTGCGGCGCTACCTGCGCGGGGAGGAGGCGCGGCTGCGCGACCTGACCAG ATTCTATGACAAGGTGCTTTCTTTGCACGAGGATTCGGCAACCCCTGTGTCTAACCCTCTGCTTGCATTTACTCTCATCAAACGGCTACAGTCTGACTGGAGGAATGTAGTACATAGTCTGGAGGCCAGTGAGAACATCCGAG CTCTGAAGGATGGTTATGAGAAGGTGGAGCAGGACCTGCCAGCCTTTGAGGACGTTGAGGGAGCAGCAAGGGCCCTGATGCGGCTGCAGGATGTGTACATGCTCAACGTGAAGGGCCTGGCCCGGGGCGTCTTCCAGAGAGTCGTTGGCTCCGCTGTCACTGACCTGTACAGCCCCAGACGGCTCTTCTCCCTCACAGCAGATGACTGCTTCCAAGTTGGCAAG GTGGCCTATGACATGGGGGATTACTACCATGCCATTCCATGGCTGGAGGAGGCTGTCAGTCTCTTCCGAGGATCTTATGGAGAATGGAAGACAGAGGATGAGGCAAGTCTAGAGGATGCCTTGGATCACTTGGCCTTTGCCTACTTCCAG gcTGGCAATGTTTCGTGCGCCCTCAGCCTCTCCCGAGAGTTTCTCCTCTACA GCCCAGATAATAAGAGGATGGCCAGGAATGTGTTGAAATATGAAAAGCTTTTGGCAGAGAGCCCCAACCAGGTGGTAGCTGAGGCTGTCATCCAGAGGCCCAATGTACCCCACCTGCAGACCAGAGACATCTACGAGGGGTTATGTCAGACCCTGGGATCCCAG CCTACTCACTACCAGATCCCTAGCCTCTACTGTTCGTATGAGACAAATTCGAGCCCCTACCTGCTGCTCCAGCCTGTCCGGAAGGAGGTCATCCACCTGGAGCCCTATGTTGTTCTCTTCCATGACTTTGTCAGTGACGTGGAGGCTCAGAAAATTAGAGGGCTTGCAGAACCGTGG CTACAGAGGTCTGTGGTGGCATCCGGGGAGAAGCAGTTGCCAGTGGAGTACCGAATCAGCAAAAG TGCCTGGCTGAAGGACACCGTCGACCCCCTGCTGGTGACCCTTGACCATCGCATTGGTGCCCTCACAGGCCTTGATGTCCAGACTCCCTACGCAGAGTATCTCCAG TCACCAACTAGCCCACTGTACAGAATGAAGTCTGGGAACCGAGTTGCAACATTTATGATCTAT CTGAGCTCCGTGGAAGCTGGAGGAGCCACTGCCTTCATCTATGCCAACTTTAGCGTGCCCGTGGTCAAG AATGCAGCACTGTTTTGGTGGAATCTGCACAGGAGTGGTGAAGGGGATGGTGACACACTTCATGCGGGCTGTCCTGTCCTGGTGGGAGATAAGTGGG TGGCCAACAAGTGGATACATGAGTATGGACAGGAGTTCCGCAGACCCTGCAGCTCAAGCCCTAAAGACTAA
- the P4HA3 gene encoding prolyl 4-hydroxylase subunit alpha-3 isoform X5 — MGPAAGLAALLAVLALGAGDPAGAAARGDTFSALTSVARALAPERRLLGLLRRYLRGEEARLRDLTRFYDKVLSLHEDSATPVSNPLLAFTLIKRLQSDWRNVVHSLEASENIRALKDGYEKVEQDLPAFEDVEGAARALMRLQDVYMLNVKGLARGVFQRVVGSAVTDLYSPRRLFSLTADDCFQVGKVAYDMGDYYHAIPWLEEAVSLFRGSYGEWKTEDEASLEDALDHLAFAYFQAGNVSCALSLSREFLLYSPDNKRMARNVLKYEKLLAESPNQVVAEAVIQRPNVPHLQTRDIYEGLCQTLGSQPTHYQIPSLYCSYETNSSPYLLLQPVRKEVIHLEPYVVLFHDFVSDVEAQKIRGLAEPWLSSVEAGGATAFIYANFSVPVVKNAALFWWNLHRSGEGDGDTLHAGCPVLVGDKWVANKWIHEYGQEFRRPCSSSPKD; from the exons ATGGGCCCCGCGGCGGGGCTGGCGGCGCTGCTGGCGGTGCTGGCGCTCGGAGCAGGGGACCCGGCAGGGGCCGCGGCGCGGGGGGACACGTTCTCGGCGCTGACCAGCGTGGCGCGCGCCCTGGCGCCCGAGCGCCGGCTGCTGGGGCTGCTGCGGCGCTACCTGCGCGGGGAGGAGGCGCGGCTGCGCGACCTGACCAG ATTCTATGACAAGGTGCTTTCTTTGCACGAGGATTCGGCAACCCCTGTGTCTAACCCTCTGCTTGCATTTACTCTCATCAAACGGCTACAGTCTGACTGGAGGAATGTAGTACATAGTCTGGAGGCCAGTGAGAACATCCGAG CTCTGAAGGATGGTTATGAGAAGGTGGAGCAGGACCTGCCAGCCTTTGAGGACGTTGAGGGAGCAGCAAGGGCCCTGATGCGGCTGCAGGATGTGTACATGCTCAACGTGAAGGGCCTGGCCCGGGGCGTCTTCCAGAGAGTCGTTGGCTCCGCTGTCACTGACCTGTACAGCCCCAGACGGCTCTTCTCCCTCACAGCAGATGACTGCTTCCAAGTTGGCAAG GTGGCCTATGACATGGGGGATTACTACCATGCCATTCCATGGCTGGAGGAGGCTGTCAGTCTCTTCCGAGGATCTTATGGAGAATGGAAGACAGAGGATGAGGCAAGTCTAGAGGATGCCTTGGATCACTTGGCCTTTGCCTACTTCCAG gcTGGCAATGTTTCGTGCGCCCTCAGCCTCTCCCGAGAGTTTCTCCTCTACA GCCCAGATAATAAGAGGATGGCCAGGAATGTGTTGAAATATGAAAAGCTTTTGGCAGAGAGCCCCAACCAGGTGGTAGCTGAGGCTGTCATCCAGAGGCCCAATGTACCCCACCTGCAGACCAGAGACATCTACGAGGGGTTATGTCAGACCCTGGGATCCCAG CCTACTCACTACCAGATCCCTAGCCTCTACTGTTCGTATGAGACAAATTCGAGCCCCTACCTGCTGCTCCAGCCTGTCCGGAAGGAGGTCATCCACCTGGAGCCCTATGTTGTTCTCTTCCATGACTTTGTCAGTGACGTGGAGGCTCAGAAAATTAGAGGGCTTGCAGAACCGTGG CTGAGCTCCGTGGAAGCTGGAGGAGCCACTGCCTTCATCTATGCCAACTTTAGCGTGCCCGTGGTCAAG AATGCAGCACTGTTTTGGTGGAATCTGCACAGGAGTGGTGAAGGGGATGGTGACACACTTCATGCGGGCTGTCCTGTCCTGGTGGGAGATAAGTGGG TGGCCAACAAGTGGATACATGAGTATGGACAGGAGTTCCGCAGACCCTGCAGCTCAAGCCCTAAAGACTAA